The following proteins are encoded in a genomic region of [Eubacterium] hominis:
- a CDS encoding alpha/beta hydrolase, whose translation MKKRTKIIIGICITILIIITGVIGYAGNYFYTLAIDSTSDKSVVFGSSENDSVAEKAKSEAEAAFMKHGKDRWLTNQDGYRLHAYEASQNANKWLIAVHGYMGQGRDMLASGNRFYDMGYNVLVPDLRSHGQSEGTAIGMGAWDSDDIVEWINEIIKDNPKAEIALYGVSMGASTVMMTTGHNLPENVKVAIEDCGYTSAWDEFSYQLDDLFGLPSFPALDAANIVTMIRGGYNLKDADALEAVKKSKTPTLFIHGDADDFVPTSMVYPLYDAAVCEKDILIIKGAGHGKSKEVDPKTYWDKIDSFIETYMK comes from the coding sequence ATGAAGAAAAGAACGAAAATAATTATTGGAATATGTATTACAATATTGATTATAATCACAGGTGTTATTGGCTATGCTGGAAATTATTTCTATACTCTGGCAATTGATTCCACTAGTGATAAATCAGTCGTATTTGGAAGCAGTGAAAATGATTCTGTCGCAGAAAAAGCCAAAAGTGAGGCAGAGGCTGCCTTTATGAAACATGGAAAAGATCGCTGGCTTACAAATCAAGATGGCTATCGCTTACATGCTTATGAAGCAAGCCAAAACGCAAATAAATGGCTTATCGCAGTACATGGCTACATGGGACAAGGCAGAGATATGTTAGCGAGCGGCAATCGGTTTTATGATATGGGATACAATGTGTTAGTACCAGATTTAAGAAGTCATGGACAAAGTGAGGGAACTGCTATAGGTATGGGTGCCTGGGATAGTGATGATATCGTGGAATGGATCAATGAAATCATCAAGGATAATCCAAAAGCGGAAATCGCATTATATGGTGTATCTATGGGAGCTAGTACTGTCATGATGACTACAGGACATAATCTACCTGAAAATGTAAAAGTCGCAATCGAAGATTGTGGATATACCTCCGCATGGGACGAATTTTCTTACCAATTAGATGATTTATTTGGCTTGCCATCCTTTCCTGCACTAGATGCCGCAAATATTGTCACAATGATACGTGGTGGATATAATCTGAAAGATGCAGATGCTTTGGAAGCAGTGAAAAAATCTAAAACACCGACCTTATTTATTCATGGGGATGCTGATGATTTTGTGCCAACCAGCATGGTATATCCATTATACGATGCCGCAGTCTGTGAAAAAGATATTTTGATTATCAAAGGCGCAGGGCATGGAAAAAGTAAAGAAGTAGATCCAAAGACGTATTGGGATAAAATAGATTCTTTTATTGAAACATATATGAAATAA
- a CDS encoding helix-turn-helix domain-containing protein, whose protein sequence is MHISYKPLWHTLLERDMRKEDLRLAAGMTTNMIANMSKEGKHISMDTLARICETLNCEITDVIELVPDEPTSTGGKEHERTETKNNGKRN, encoded by the coding sequence ATGCACATCAGCTATAAACCACTCTGGCACACACTGTTAGAGCGTGATATGCGAAAAGAAGATTTAAGGCTTGCCGCTGGTATGACAACGAATATGATTGCCAACATGAGTAAAGAGGGAAAGCACATCAGCATGGACACATTAGCCCGTATCTGCGAAACGCTGAATTGTGAGATTACCGATGTGATTGAGTTAGTACCAGACGAGCCTACTTCCACAGGAGGTAAGGAACATGAGCGAACTGAAACCAAGAATAACGGAAAACGGAATTGA
- a CDS encoding PcfB family protein yields MKASKLTARVLAQALQAAGRKIAKTRREHQTPHGRQTVRQLMAHGAATNSIEIEAPRQFDRVARRFNVDYAFYKTGPDKYLLFFKSGQADAVTACFSEYSKRLLKRSKSSRVPIREQLKRAEDQLAKEKPRKKERVKEAAREDR; encoded by the coding sequence ATAAAGGCCAGCAAGCTGACGGCGCGGGTGCTGGCCCAGGCGCTCCAAGCGGCGGGCCGCAAAATTGCAAAGACCCGCCGGGAGCACCAGACGCCCCACGGCAGGCAAACGGTGCGCCAGCTCATGGCCCACGGAGCCGCCACAAACAGCATTGAAATTGAAGCTCCCCGGCAGTTTGACCGGGTGGCCCGCCGCTTCAATGTGGATTATGCCTTTTATAAAACCGGGCCGGACAAATACCTGCTGTTTTTCAAAAGCGGCCAGGCGGACGCGGTGACAGCTTGCTTTTCTGAATACTCCAAACGCCTGTTGAAGCGTTCCAAGTCCAGCCGTGTCCCCATCCGGGAACAGCTCAAACGGGCTGAGGATCAGCTTGCAAAGGAAAAGCCCCGGAAGAAAGAACGAGTAAAGGAGGCGGCCCGTGAGGACAGATAA
- a CDS encoding type IV secretory system conjugative DNA transfer family protein: MRTDKLKKYLIPNIPYLFILWACLKLGTAYRLAAGADVAHKLMGLGQTIGPAFADFAPGLAPFDWLVGIVGAAAFRLLIYAKSKNAKKYRRDEEYGSARFGTEKDIKPFVDPKFENNVILTGTEFLTMNTRPKNPANARNLNCCVIGSSGSGKTRFWLTPQLLQAHSSFVVVDPKGGVLSQVGRFLQRRGYKIKIFNSIDFSKSMHYNPLAYLKNEADILKFVDTLIANTKGDGKEGDPFWTKSETLLYCALLSYIIFEGPAEDRNMNTLVDMISGMEVKEDDENFLNTVDYMFKGLEKRKPNCFAVKQYKKYKLASGKTAKSILISCGARLAPFDIPQLREIMSYDELELDRIGDRKTAVFFTISDTTPTYNFIVALAFSQMFNLLCERADNVHGGRLPHHVRVLWDEAANTGQVPNLEKLVAVIRSREVSLCLFYQQLAQCKAIYDKHAETILGNMDSVIFLGGREASTIKEISENWLGKATISMQTEGRSRGQSESYNQNTQRLGRELMTPSELATMPGDKCILQLRGLPPFFSPKYDLKQHPNYKQTAEADKKKNAFDLDKLINRRRRPGLNEACEVYKVAVSETSLTDEDEDILNYDDVDDPDAFV; encoded by the coding sequence GTGAGGACAGATAAACTCAAAAAGTATTTGATACCTAACATCCCCTATCTGTTTATCCTGTGGGCCTGTCTGAAACTGGGGACGGCCTACCGGCTGGCGGCGGGTGCGGATGTTGCTCATAAGCTCATGGGGCTGGGCCAGACCATTGGCCCGGCCTTTGCCGACTTTGCGCCGGGGCTTGCTCCCTTTGACTGGCTCGTTGGCATTGTGGGCGCGGCGGCGTTCCGTCTGCTGATCTACGCGAAAAGCAAAAACGCCAAAAAGTACCGCCGGGATGAGGAGTATGGCTCCGCCCGCTTTGGAACGGAAAAGGATATAAAGCCCTTTGTCGATCCCAAGTTTGAGAATAATGTCATTCTCACCGGGACGGAATTTCTTACCATGAACACGCGCCCGAAAAATCCGGCCAACGCCCGGAACTTGAATTGCTGTGTCATCGGCTCGTCCGGCTCCGGCAAAACCCGGTTTTGGCTCACGCCCCAGCTTCTCCAGGCTCATTCCTCTTTCGTGGTGGTTGATCCCAAGGGCGGGGTGCTCTCCCAGGTAGGCCGCTTTTTACAGCGGCGGGGGTATAAGATCAAGATTTTTAACAGCATTGATTTTTCTAAATCCATGCACTATAACCCGCTGGCCTATCTCAAAAACGAGGCGGACATTCTCAAATTTGTGGATACGCTCATAGCCAACACAAAGGGGGACGGCAAGGAGGGCGATCCGTTCTGGACAAAATCGGAAACGCTTTTGTATTGCGCCCTGCTGTCCTATATCATTTTCGAGGGCCCCGCCGAGGATCGGAACATGAATACGCTGGTGGATATGATTTCCGGCATGGAGGTCAAGGAGGATGATGAAAACTTCCTAAACACCGTGGACTATATGTTTAAGGGCCTGGAAAAACGCAAGCCGAATTGCTTTGCTGTCAAGCAATACAAAAAATACAAGCTGGCCAGCGGCAAAACCGCAAAAAGCATTTTGATTTCCTGCGGAGCTCGTCTGGCTCCGTTTGACATCCCCCAGCTCCGGGAAATTATGAGTTATGACGAGCTGGAGCTTGACCGCATCGGAGATCGGAAAACGGCGGTTTTCTTTACTATTTCCGATACCACGCCCACCTATAACTTTATTGTGGCCCTGGCCTTTTCGCAGATGTTTAATCTTCTTTGCGAGAGGGCGGACAACGTACACGGGGGCCGTCTGCCCCATCATGTGCGGGTGCTGTGGGACGAGGCGGCCAACACGGGCCAGGTGCCAAACCTGGAAAAGCTGGTGGCGGTGATCCGCTCCCGCGAGGTGAGCCTGTGCCTGTTCTATCAGCAGTTGGCACAATGCAAGGCCATCTATGATAAGCACGCGGAGACCATTCTCGGAAATATGGACAGCGTGATCTTCCTGGGTGGCCGGGAGGCCAGCACAATCAAGGAAATTTCCGAGAACTGGCTGGGAAAGGCCACAATCTCCATGCAGACCGAGGGCCGCTCCCGCGGCCAGTCGGAAAGCTACAACCAGAATACCCAGCGGCTGGGCCGGGAACTGATGACCCCCAGCGAACTGGCGACCATGCCGGGCGACAAGTGCATTTTGCAGTTGCGGGGCCTGCCCCCGTTTTTCTCGCCCAAATACGATTTGAAGCAGCATCCCAACTATAAGCAAACGGCGGAAGCCGATAAAAAGAAAAACGCCTTTGACCTTGATAAACTCATAAACCGCCGCAGGCGGCCTGGGCTGAACGAGGCTTGTGAGGTGTACAAGGTGGCCGTGTCGGAAACTTCGCTCACAGACGAGGACGAGGACATCCTCAACTATGACGATGTGGACGATCCGGACGCTTTTGTATAA
- a CDS encoding topoisomerase DNA-binding C4 zinc finger domain-containing protein produces the protein MYGIFVIETKNYKGWITGNEKGEYWTQNIYGNKHQFKNPIRQNYGHKKALEALFDEPVRFIPIVAFSTEADLKVHIEKEHVIYIKNIVKCIKQLSVDKCYDMDQVRVMKHVIEKNQLKEKQERKDHITNTRKNIKLTNEKIKGNICPRCGGTLVLRKGKYGTFYGCSNYPKCRYTINSKNLK, from the coding sequence GTGTATGGTATTTTTGTAATTGAAACAAAAAACTATAAAGGATGGATAACGGGAAATGAAAAAGGAGAGTATTGGACACAAAATATCTACGGAAATAAGCATCAGTTTAAGAATCCAATACGCCAAAATTATGGACATAAAAAAGCACTAGAAGCATTATTTGATGAACCTGTTCGATTCATTCCTATTGTGGCATTTTCAACAGAAGCAGATTTAAAAGTTCATATTGAAAAAGAACATGTGATCTATATTAAGAATATTGTGAAATGTATAAAACAGTTGAGTGTAGATAAATGTTACGATATGGATCAAGTAAGAGTGATGAAACATGTGATTGAGAAAAATCAATTAAAAGAAAAACAGGAACGTAAGGATCATATAACGAATACTAGAAAAAATATTAAACTGACAAATGAAAAAATAAAAGGCAATATTTGCCCTAGATGTGGTGGAACATTAGTTTTACGTAAAGGGAAATACGGCACTTTCTATGGATGTAGTAATTATCCAAAATGTCGTTATACAATTAATTCTAAAAACTTAAAATAA
- a CDS encoding citrate transporter — translation MIEFIKKEKVLCIAAISAFISMIFVPPSMETLSFIDVRVLALLFCLMAVIAGLKQCNVFIVFAQCLLSGRKQLRVFFLILVLLPFFSSMFITNDVALITFVPFAILVLDMIDRKQYLIPIITLQTIAANLGSMATPFGNPQNLFLYTKYGLTIGDFFSIMGKFTFLALVLLIVCCMLMKNETLEVSFPEKVHMIKPKDVILFVVLFILSLLSVLHILPYQAVFLIVVVTMLLVSPVVLKDVDYALLLTFVCFFIFSGNIGKIDWMQEFLGSCMKDYAIPTAIASSQVISNVPSAVLLSSFTNQASGLLIGTNLGGLGTLIASLASLISFKFYANEPHADTGKYLKVFTGYNLIFLLILIIFIFI, via the coding sequence ATGATTGAATTTATAAAAAAAGAAAAAGTGTTATGTATAGCAGCTATCTCCGCATTCATATCTATGATTTTCGTACCACCTAGCATGGAAACATTATCTTTTATTGATGTACGTGTACTAGCTTTATTATTTTGTTTAATGGCAGTAATCGCAGGGTTAAAACAGTGTAACGTATTTATCGTATTCGCACAGTGTTTATTATCTGGAAGAAAACAATTACGTGTATTCTTTCTGATTTTGGTGCTATTACCGTTTTTCTCATCTATGTTCATAACCAATGATGTCGCATTGATTACATTTGTGCCTTTTGCGATATTGGTATTGGATATGATTGATCGTAAACAATACTTGATTCCTATCATAACATTACAAACGATTGCAGCAAATCTTGGAAGTATGGCCACACCGTTTGGTAATCCACAAAATCTGTTTCTATATACAAAATATGGACTAACCATTGGGGATTTCTTCTCTATTATGGGAAAGTTCACCTTCCTTGCACTTGTGTTATTGATTGTATGTTGTATGTTGATGAAAAATGAAACATTAGAGGTAAGTTTTCCTGAAAAAGTCCATATGATCAAACCAAAGGATGTTATTTTATTTGTCGTGTTATTTATACTTTCTTTACTCAGCGTTTTGCATATCCTGCCTTATCAGGCGGTATTTCTGATTGTTGTTGTTACAATGTTATTGGTATCACCAGTTGTTTTAAAAGATGTAGATTATGCATTATTGTTAACATTTGTATGTTTCTTTATCTTTTCTGGCAATATTGGAAAAATCGATTGGATGCAGGAATTTCTAGGAAGCTGTATGAAAGATTACGCAATACCAACGGCAATCGCGAGTTCACAGGTAATCAGTAATGTACCTTCTGCAGTATTGTTATCAAGTTTTACAAATCAAGCATCAGGATTGTTGATTGGCACAAATCTTGGAGGTCTTGGGACTTTGATTGCTTCTCTTGCAAGTCTGATATCATTTAAGTTTTATGCAAATGAACCTCATGCAGATACTGGGAAATATTTAAAAGTATTCACAGGATATAATCTTATTTTCTTACTTATATTAATCATATTTATTTTTATATAA
- a CDS encoding helix-turn-helix transcriptional regulator, translating into MKGATSIQERLWELRKDKGLNLEELSELTGISKSALGSYEKEDYKEINHGNLITLADFYGVSVDYLLCRTENREQINTPLTELHLNDEMVALLKSGRINNRLLCELATHKDFIKFLADIEIYVDGIATMQIQNLNALVDTVRHEIIERYRPGEDDPHLKVLQAAHISDDEYFSQMVRDDLNLIIRDIREAHKKDSESAPQTTVANELKENLEAVENFKGSRDEKLVVLYCKQLGINYKNLSDEEFRWLIRILKKSKKMGTPISQRKKR; encoded by the coding sequence ATGAAAGGAGCGACAAGCATACAGGAACGCCTTTGGGAACTCCGCAAGGACAAAGGCTTAAATCTGGAAGAGTTGTCAGAGTTGACGGGTATTTCCAAATCAGCTCTTGGAAGTTATGAGAAAGAGGATTATAAAGAAATCAATCATGGCAACCTTATCACACTGGCAGACTTCTATGGGGTTTCCGTTGATTATCTGCTGTGCCGGACAGAGAACAGGGAGCAGATCAACACGCCATTGACGGAGTTGCATTTGAATGATGAGATGGTTGCTCTCCTGAAAAGCGGTCGGATTAACAACCGTCTGCTCTGTGAGCTTGCCACACATAAAGATTTTATCAAGTTTCTTGCGGACATTGAGATTTATGTGGACGGGATTGCCACCATGCAGATTCAAAACCTCAATGCCCTTGTTGATACTGTCCGACATGAAATCATTGAACGGTATCGCCCTGGCGAAGACGACCCCCATTTGAAAGTGCTACAAGCCGCCCATATCAGTGATGATGAATATTTCAGTCAGATGGTACGGGATGACCTCAACCTCATTATCCGGGATATTCGAGAAGCCCATAAAAAGGACAGTGAGAGTGCACCCCAGACCACTGTTGCCAATGAACTGAAAGAAAATCTGGAAGCGGTCGAAAATTTCAAGGGCAGCCGGGATGAAAAGCTGGTTGTCCTTTACTGTAAACAGCTCGGTATCAACTATAAAAATCTGTCAGACGAAGAATTTCGCTGGCTGATTCGGATTCTCAAAAAATCAAAGAAAATGGGAACGCCTATCAGCCAAAGGAAAAAACGGTAA
- a CDS encoding glucosaminidase domain-containing protein, producing the protein MTKRKKKKHVSYFKIISAGLLIAGVIIVFLLYLDTKTDYHLVIIDKNGVASEIQTYDSFKLAKSNMRKLDHQENENVEITTDDGTRVAIRYGVLNFKTKQCTVNTAYTFDDRDEEGYINGCYGADAVYLDTSNDGKKFKFMMSGVVGWVDRKDVELLDYYNEKEVASVSHYVVKDNTFLHKGTTDVKSGNYAFSLDVGLPFQDTSYAYYYSYDGHYFYPSFTSMSDDYQNNTRKNSVNYDQPYYNYYQFLSHRSISNYSTQDINKYITSILGYTSQPSSYPMGNEESLLFNMGKAFVDAQNRYSTNAIMMMGLSANESAYGRSELAYAKNNLFGHAAYDASPSQSANKYANPQESILVHASVFLNQGYLNACDGFKGSGTCDSEQANRYRGAYLGDKESGMNVRYASDPYWGEKAASFYRKFDKAMGMKDAKFDILIKDVDHAPVYQKADKNSTILYRTPTVKNYSMLVLDIIKNDQGTWYKIKSDAPINKEGNQVETESSAYNVKKSVVFINADDLK; encoded by the coding sequence ATGACAAAGAGAAAAAAGAAAAAACACGTTTCCTACTTTAAGATTATATCGGCAGGCTTATTAATTGCGGGTGTGATCATCGTGTTCTTATTATATTTAGATACTAAAACAGATTACCATTTAGTTATCATAGATAAAAACGGAGTAGCTTCAGAAATTCAGACATATGATTCCTTCAAACTCGCAAAAAGTAACATGCGAAAACTGGATCATCAGGAAAATGAAAATGTGGAAATTACCACAGATGATGGTACCCGTGTCGCTATTCGCTATGGAGTGCTTAATTTTAAAACTAAACAGTGTACAGTTAATACTGCTTATACATTTGATGATCGTGATGAAGAAGGCTATATCAATGGCTGTTATGGTGCGGATGCTGTATATCTTGATACCAGCAACGATGGTAAAAAATTCAAATTTATGATGAGTGGTGTTGTTGGCTGGGTAGATCGTAAGGATGTAGAATTATTAGACTATTATAATGAAAAAGAAGTCGCAAGCGTCAGTCATTACGTTGTAAAAGACAATACGTTCTTACATAAAGGCACAACAGATGTGAAATCAGGGAACTATGCCTTTTCTCTTGACGTCGGACTGCCATTCCAAGATACTTCTTATGCGTATTATTACAGTTATGATGGACATTATTTTTATCCTTCTTTTACCAGTATGAGCGATGACTATCAAAATAACACCCGTAAAAACAGCGTCAATTATGATCAGCCATATTATAATTATTATCAATTTTTATCACATCGTAGTATCTCTAACTATTCCACACAGGATATTAACAAATATATCACAAGTATTCTTGGCTATACTTCACAGCCTTCTTCTTATCCTATGGGTAATGAGGAATCTCTTTTATTTAATATGGGAAAGGCATTTGTGGATGCACAGAATCGATATAGTACCAATGCGATTATGATGATGGGGCTATCCGCTAATGAGAGTGCTTATGGAAGAAGTGAACTGGCTTATGCGAAAAACAATTTATTTGGCCATGCGGCATATGATGCTTCTCCAAGCCAAAGTGCTAATAAATACGCAAATCCTCAGGAAAGTATTCTTGTACATGCTTCCGTTTTCTTGAATCAGGGTTATTTGAATGCCTGCGATGGTTTTAAAGGCAGTGGGACTTGTGATAGTGAACAGGCAAATCGTTACCGTGGCGCTTATCTTGGGGACAAGGAAAGTGGTATGAATGTTCGTTATGCTTCTGATCCTTATTGGGGAGAAAAAGCCGCGTCCTTTTATCGAAAATTCGATAAAGCCATGGGAATGAAGGATGCAAAGTTTGATATTTTGATCAAAGATGTTGATCATGCGCCAGTTTATCAAAAAGCAGATAAGAATTCTACAATATTATATCGAACACCAACAGTAAAAAACTATTCTATGTTAGTTTTAGATATTATAAAAAACGATCAGGGTACTTGGTATAAGATAAAAAGTGATGCACCAATAAATAAAGAGGGTAATCAGGTAGAAACTGAAAGTAGCGCTTACAATGTTAAAAAGTCCGTTGTTTTTATAAATGCAGACGATTTGAAGTAA
- a CDS encoding TnpV protein, with the protein MSELKPRITENGIDYILVGDYYIPDLKLPKEHRPIGKYGRMHREYLREVHPVRLNTLTLTGELWTYLADLNEQAQERLDTIMEQMKDAEGVTEELKRTQEMEWVRRCNNIHNRAEEIILQEMIYS; encoded by the coding sequence ATGAGCGAACTGAAACCAAGAATAACGGAAAACGGAATTGATTATATCCTTGTCGGAGATTACTATATCCCGGATTTGAAGCTGCCGAAGGAACACCGCCCTATTGGAAAGTACGGACGGATGCACAGGGAATATTTAAGGGAAGTCCACCCAGTCAGATTGAACACATTGACCTTGACCGGGGAGTTATGGACATACCTTGCAGACCTGAACGAACAGGCACAGGAACGGTTAGACACCATCATGGAGCAGATGAAAGATGCCGAGGGCGTGACCGAGGAATTGAAACGAACCCAAGAAATGGAATGGGTGCGGCGTTGCAATAACATTCACAACCGGGCAGAAGAAATTATTTTGCAAGAGATGATTTATTCATAA
- a CDS encoding DUF2974 domain-containing protein: MLDEKTFYDLSMISYFDAYQPGVSVDTLIQQILEDTVMDEEYPNDVTLPYHKEALAKIPKGRYSDIYVKEFVDDNANSGVVFYVFTCPEGEIFAFRGSEALDDVNHKTGWQDWTDNFHMFLDGPTYQQLVSLHELQKRKIDAPFYLCGHSKGGNLAMYVALTMNAKLLSKLQQVVSFNAPGITKSILDVYQMRATDPEFLKKITIFECENDCISSFFENLTKPHYIRSSMPCNNLIQLYHNHQLYAMDFDDNHYILAEKKTAIPKIVYHFVNDFFVNLKEERLHAVVSTMDDYFHSALSISELYKVLLYHISLYTNLFEDIPYEEIQTITFQDLIERRKTKNLINKVKEKAVQTLNEVNIKEITQGIIDNYEVLIDTKKSQIQDLVNRNNDRIISAIRSIRNEEEKEG, translated from the coding sequence GTGTTAGATGAAAAAACATTTTATGATTTATCCATGATCAGTTATTTTGATGCATATCAGCCGGGTGTAAGTGTAGATACTTTGATCCAGCAGATTTTAGAGGATACTGTAATGGATGAAGAATATCCAAACGATGTCACATTGCCTTATCATAAAGAAGCACTTGCAAAGATACCCAAAGGGCGCTATAGCGATATTTATGTAAAAGAGTTTGTGGATGATAATGCCAACAGTGGTGTGGTGTTTTATGTATTTACCTGTCCTGAAGGTGAAATATTTGCATTTCGCGGTTCTGAAGCATTAGATGATGTCAATCACAAAACCGGATGGCAGGATTGGACAGATAATTTTCATATGTTCTTAGATGGACCAACGTACCAACAATTAGTATCTTTACATGAACTGCAAAAACGAAAGATTGATGCTCCATTTTATTTATGTGGGCATTCAAAAGGCGGAAATCTTGCGATGTATGTGGCATTAACAATGAATGCTAAACTACTTTCAAAACTGCAACAAGTAGTAAGTTTTAATGCACCGGGAATTACGAAAAGTATTTTGGATGTTTATCAAATGCGGGCTACAGATCCTGAATTTTTGAAGAAAATAACGATATTTGAATGTGAAAATGATTGTATATCGTCATTCTTTGAGAATTTAACAAAACCACATTATATACGCTCCAGCATGCCTTGTAATAACCTGATACAGTTGTATCATAACCATCAGTTATATGCGATGGATTTTGATGATAATCATTATATCCTGGCAGAGAAAAAGACTGCCATTCCTAAAATTGTGTATCATTTTGTAAATGATTTCTTCGTGAATTTAAAAGAAGAACGTTTGCATGCCGTTGTATCTACCATGGATGATTACTTCCATAGTGCATTATCTATATCTGAATTGTATAAGGTATTATTGTATCATATATCCTTATATACTAACTTATTTGAGGATATCCCATATGAAGAAATACAGACCATTACGTTCCAGGATTTAATTGAACGTAGAAAGACAAAAAATCTGATTAATAAGGTAAAAGAAAAAGCAGTACAAACGTTAAATGAAGTGAATATCAAAGAAATAACACAAGGAATCATAGATAACTATGAGGTATTGATTGATACAAAAAAATCTCAAATACAAGATCTTGTAAATCGTAACAATGATCGTATTATTTCCGCTATTCGCTCTATAAGAAATGAGGAAGAAAAGGAAGGATAA
- a CDS encoding ParB/RepB/Spo0J family partition protein, whose amino-acid sequence MADETLNKGPEGEKLPESPAPDGPGAPPAPEQAEQVTLPGMGEGGPAPSGKVINLSDVRGDDDKGGKAPAVEAEKPEKGSGGMGPPKSPPKGKAGPVKAAAAPVPEINLPPTPAEPPRPVEEGKVVYLKLSELHAFHTFREHPYKVQDDKAMDDLVGTIKEHGVMTPATVRPEKDGQGYEIIAGHRRHHGSERAGLDEMPCIVRNMTDFEAVREMRNSNKQRGEPLPSELARLLDLEVEAIKHQGARPGNSQEEQALGKRSVEIVGADHDMNYKKVMRYIRLNSLVPELLDMTDAKKLGFMPAVELSYIRPENQRLIAVSIEGEQSSPSVNQAKRLRELDKEGKLNGDVIDGILSEEKKEDRGVIISTSELSKYFGKEVTPAKMKEQIMALLDDWKEKQPPELAKPEKKNTLEK is encoded by the coding sequence ATGGCAGATGAAACATTGAACAAGGGCCCGGAGGGAGAAAAGCTCCCGGAGTCCCCAGCCCCGGATGGGCCCGGCGCACCGCCCGCGCCGGAACAGGCCGAACAGGTGACGCTCCCCGGTATGGGCGAGGGCGGCCCTGCTCCGTCTGGTAAGGTCATCAACCTGTCGGATGTGCGGGGTGATGATGATAAGGGCGGCAAGGCTCCCGCCGTTGAAGCGGAAAAGCCGGAAAAGGGCTCCGGCGGGATGGGCCCGCCCAAGTCTCCGCCAAAGGGCAAGGCCGGGCCCGTCAAAGCTGCGGCGGCCCCTGTCCCGGAGATCAACCTGCCGCCTACACCAGCCGAGCCGCCCCGCCCGGTTGAGGAGGGCAAGGTTGTCTATTTGAAATTGTCCGAGCTCCATGCGTTCCACACGTTCCGGGAGCATCCCTACAAGGTGCAGGACGATAAGGCGATGGATGACCTGGTGGGGACGATCAAGGAGCATGGCGTTATGACCCCCGCCACCGTCCGCCCGGAAAAGGACGGCCAGGGCTATGAGATCATCGCGGGCCACCGCCGTCATCATGGCAGTGAACGGGCCGGGCTGGATGAAATGCCCTGTATTGTCCGCAACATGACGGACTTTGAAGCCGTCCGGGAAATGCGGAACAGCAACAAACAGCGCGGGGAGCCCCTCCCCAGCGAGTTGGCCCGCCTGCTGGATTTGGAGGTGGAGGCTATCAAGCACCAGGGGGCCCGCCCCGGCAACAGCCAGGAGGAGCAGGCCCTGGGGAAACGCTCTGTTGAGATTGTGGGTGCGGATCACGATATGAACTATAAAAAAGTCATGCGTTATATCCGGCTTAATTCTCTTGTCCCGGAGCTCCTGGATATGACGGACGCCAAAAAGCTGGGCTTTATGCCTGCGGTGGAGCTGTCCTATATCCGCCCGGAAAACCAGCGATTGATCGCTGTTTCCATTGAGGGGGAGCAGTCCTCCCCCTCGGTCAACCAGGCCAAGCGGCTCCGGGAGCTTGACAAGGAGGGCAAGCTCAACGGCGATGTGATTGACGGGATTTTGAGTGAAGAAAAGAAGGAGGATCGCGGCGTGATTATTTCAACATCTGAACTGTCGAAGTATTTTGGCAAGGAGGTCACTCCCGCCAAAATGAAAGAACAGATTATGGCCCTGCTGGACGACTGGAAAGAGAAACAGCCGCCCGAACTGGCAAAGCCGGAGAAAAAGAACACTCTGGAAAAGTAA
- a CDS encoding NERD domain-containing protein, with protein MMQYLFILFLLLIIFKAFQPKIKGMIGEKSVARKLEKLPENEYVILNDILLKTDRGTTQIDHVFYQCMVFL; from the coding sequence ATGATGCAATATCTTTTCATTTTATTTTTGTTATTAATAATATTCAAAGCATTTCAACCTAAAATAAAAGGGATGATAGGAGAAAAAAGTGTCGCAAGAAAACTTGAAAAGCTGCCAGAAAACGAGTATGTCATTTTAAATGACATCTTATTAAAAACGGATAGAGGCACTACACAGATTGACCATGTTTTTTATCAGTGTATGGTATTTTTGTAA